The genomic interval ATGAAACGTTTAGCCGGCAACAGTTATTGTATCTCTACCAGAATCCTTGGATTTATAAAGCGCTTCATCCGCTTTTTGAATCAGGTCTAAAAAGGAATTATTGGCGGGGATTATCGTGGAAACTCCCAGACTGAGAGTGATGTAAGCGGATATTTCTGATTGATGATGGGGTAATTTCAGTTTTTTTATTTTGTCTTGTATCTGGTTAGCGACCACTAAAGCTCCCTGAACATCGGTATCGGGAAGGAGAACGACAAACTCCTCGCCGCCGTAACGCGCTACGAAATCCCCCGCTCGTTTGATGATCGATTTTATCGCTTTTGAAATTTCCTTCAAACAGTTATCTCCAGCAATATGTCCATTGAAGTCATTGAATTTTTTAAAGAAATCGACGTCCGCGATAATTAATGAAATGGGGCGCTTCTCGCGTTTTGCGCGATTCCATTCTATCTCGACCATGACGTCAAAATGACGGCGGTTAAATACCCCGGTAAGACCGTCGGAAATAGAACTCAGGTATGTAATCCAAAAGCGGCGGATAATAACGATACTGTAACAGATCAGAAATAGGAAAAACCCCCAGTGTAAATTAGACGATGCGTATGGAAAAAAATGAAATAGATTCATAAGTATGTCGTTTAGCCCGAAGAGAGCGAAAACGATACCGGCGATGTTCAGGATTCTTGCCTCAATGTTTCCTTTATAAGTTTGGTATATCGCATATGTTGCGAAGAAGACAATATCCACTAATAACAGGATCATGATAATATTGGTTGCAGTATATATAGAAAGGAGATTGAGAAAGAGAAGGATTGTGGAAATAATGAAGTATGCTATATGAATCTCGACAAGCCGTCTACCGATTTTTTTCGGTCCTGCTCCGGTGATATTTTCGGCACAGGCATCCATTCCGATTGCCATCAGGTTTAAGGAAAAATAAAAACAATATATCCAAAATTCACTTGATGGGAAAAGTACATCCTTGAGGAAAGTCCGCGATAATGTAAAGATACCGATAGAAAATGCGAACAATCCGAATGCCAGAAGGATTTTGTCTGAAAGAGGGGTAAAAAAGATGTAGAAGGCAATAAATCCGATCAGTATAAAAAAACACCCCATAATTAAATTATCCAGGTCTTCGAATAATATTTTTTTCAGGATATCGGCATGCTCCCCGAAATAGATTTGTCCGTCGATTCCGAGTTTTTTATTCAACGAATAGAAACGGAAATAAAGATTAGTCGAGTGAATATCATTCAGTTTGATTATATAGCTCAATAGAGAAATGCTAAGCACCTGTTTTCCGGGTTGGATATCTCCGAAACGATAGATAAGCCCATGGTCGTCATAGACTTCAAAATACTGGTGGGCATTATAAAAAAAAAGAGCGGGGGATTTGAATGAATTCTCCGGTAGGATAAGGTGGAACCATACAATCAGGTTTGTTTGATTATTTAGAGTGAGATGGGAATTTGAAAGGAAATTCGTTATGAGAGCTTTTCCCGAGACCTCATTCTTAACAACAGGAATATCGCCTGAATAATATGAAAAATAATTGGTTAAACAAATAACATCAGCCTGATTAGATGGATACTGCGCGAAAAGCCCTTCTGTGATAATGAACGGTAATACCGCAA from Brevinematales bacterium carries:
- a CDS encoding diguanylate cyclase produces the protein MRRLIWVFFAVLPFIITEGLFAQYPSNQADVICLTNYFSYYSGDIPVVKNEVSGKALITNFLSNSHLTLNNQTNLIVWFHLILPENSFKSPALFFYNAHQYFEVYDDHGLIYRFGDIQPGKQVLSISLLSYIIKLNDIHSTNLYFRFYSLNKKLGIDGQIYFGEHADILKKILFEDLDNLIMGCFFILIGFIAFYIFFTPLSDKILLAFGLFAFSIGIFTLSRTFLKDVLFPSSEFWIYCFYFSLNLMAIGMDACAENITGAGPKKIGRRLVEIHIAYFIISTILLFLNLLSIYTATNIIMILLLVDIVFFATYAIYQTYKGNIEARILNIAGIVFALFGLNDILMNLFHFFPYASSNLHWGFFLFLICYSIVIIRRFWITYLSSISDGLTGVFNRRHFDVMVEIEWNRAKREKRPISLIIADVDFFKKFNDFNGHIAGDNCLKEISKAIKSIIKRAGDFVARYGGEEFVVLLPDTDVQGALVVANQIQDKIKKLKLPHHQSEISAYITLSLGVSTIIPANNSFLDLIQKADEALYKSKDSGRDTITVAG